From a single Nostoc edaphicum CCNP1411 genomic region:
- a CDS encoding MAPEG family protein — translation MPVLIPISTFFIGCHGLLALGLSYRVAMERTRTRIWHGASLSEVASQPNYLDQPNAWAEFVEKMTQQSIVTKNMEDGVLQRTIRAHGNFTEYVPLSLIFLIALEWMQSGKGLLWMLGTLLTVARIAHAWGLIQTYGPSPGRAIGFFGTWLVYIVGSLACLYYSVQQFL, via the coding sequence ATGCCTGTTCTGATTCCTATTTCAACCTTCTTTATCGGCTGTCATGGGCTACTTGCTCTGGGTTTATCCTATCGAGTGGCAATGGAGCGCACCCGTACTCGGATTTGGCATGGCGCATCTTTATCTGAGGTTGCCTCACAGCCCAATTACCTAGATCAACCGAATGCTTGGGCAGAGTTTGTGGAAAAAATGACACAACAATCTATTGTCACGAAAAACATGGAAGATGGGGTGTTGCAGCGTACTATCCGAGCGCATGGTAACTTCACAGAATACGTACCCCTTAGCCTCATATTCCTAATTGCCTTAGAGTGGATGCAGTCTGGGAAGGGACTGTTGTGGATGCTAGGTACTCTATTGACAGTAGCTCGGATTGCCCATGCCTGGGGATTAATACAGACTTATGGCCCATCACCGGGCAGGGCGATCGGTTTTTTCGGAACTTGGCTAGTTTATATCGTCGGCAGTCTGGCTTGTCTTTACTACAGCGTGCAGCAATTTTTATAG
- a CDS encoding helix-turn-helix domain-containing protein: MNLLKEFLFNPPECKIPLDQPPLEALPQWGHWLETPELMVAIIPPGHLEVNIRSPLNLVVTSFGETRGIAAFNADRLQPYQALPGGFDIVPQDSTYTSVEDASCFVVFGYSQSFLERIVKVEAEGQKIELQPGQIPKTHWGLSAAIAMQEFFYNGQIGGAFYLESVATAVLAQIIHRRSNLSGRLKRPPEFLDPNLLKSALEYIRAHLSEELNLNQIAATVGFSPYHFARAFKVTTGLSPYQYVLRCRLELAQQLLQNQKRSLAQVAAEAGFGNQSHMTSVFQRMLRTTPKRYQQEMSSILDHK, translated from the coding sequence ATGAATCTGCTAAAAGAGTTTTTATTCAATCCCCCAGAATGTAAAATTCCTCTTGATCAGCCCCCACTAGAAGCTCTACCGCAGTGGGGACACTGGCTAGAAACACCAGAGTTGATGGTAGCAATCATTCCGCCAGGACATTTAGAAGTCAATATTCGCTCACCACTTAACCTGGTGGTAACAAGTTTTGGGGAAACTCGTGGGATTGCTGCCTTCAATGCTGATCGACTGCAACCTTACCAAGCACTACCAGGAGGTTTTGATATTGTGCCTCAAGACAGTACTTATACTTCGGTGGAAGATGCTTCTTGTTTTGTGGTGTTTGGATATTCCCAATCTTTTCTAGAGCGGATAGTCAAAGTGGAAGCAGAGGGACAGAAAATTGAATTACAGCCAGGGCAAATTCCCAAGACTCATTGGGGCTTGAGTGCTGCGATCGCTATGCAAGAGTTTTTTTATAATGGACAAATTGGTGGTGCATTTTACTTAGAATCGGTTGCAACGGCGGTGTTAGCACAGATTATTCACCGACGTTCAAATCTATCTGGACGGCTCAAACGTCCACCAGAGTTTTTAGACCCAAATTTGTTAAAGTCTGCCTTGGAATACATTAGAGCGCATCTATCCGAGGAACTTAACCTGAACCAGATTGCTGCTACGGTAGGATTCAGCCCCTACCATTTCGCACGAGCATTTAAGGTAACAACTGGACTATCGCCTTATCAATATGTCCTCCGGTGTCGGCTGGAACTTGCCCAACAACTCTTACAAAACCAAAAGCGATCGCTAGCACAGGTAGCCGCAGAAGCGGGATTTGGCAACCAAAGTCACATGACATCTGTGTTTCAACGAATGCTACGCACAACTCCCAAGCGTTATCAGCAAGAAATGAGTAGTATTTTAGACCATAAATAA
- the rpsB gene encoding 30S ribosomal protein S2, translating into MPVVSLAQMMESGVHFGHQTRRWNPKMSPYIYTSRNGVHIIDLVQTAQLMDNAYNYMRSHAEQGKKFLFVGTKRQAAGIIAQEASRCGSHYINQRWLGGMLTNWATIKTRVDRLKDLERREETGALDLLPKKEASMLRREMTKLQKYLGGIKTMRKVPDIVVIVDQRREYNAVQECQKLNIPIVSMLDTNCDPDVVDIPIPANDDAIRSIKLIVGKLADAIYEGRHGQLDAEEYDEDYDGGEYDDDYEETEYTDAVIPDEETEE; encoded by the coding sequence ATGCCAGTAGTTTCATTGGCTCAAATGATGGAGTCAGGGGTTCACTTTGGGCATCAGACCCGGCGTTGGAACCCAAAAATGTCTCCTTACATTTATACTTCCCGCAATGGTGTGCATATTATCGACTTGGTGCAAACTGCCCAGTTGATGGATAATGCTTACAACTACATGCGATCGCACGCAGAACAAGGGAAGAAGTTTCTTTTCGTTGGCACTAAACGCCAAGCAGCTGGAATTATTGCCCAAGAAGCCAGCCGTTGTGGTTCCCACTACATTAACCAACGCTGGTTGGGTGGAATGTTGACCAACTGGGCAACCATCAAAACACGGGTAGACCGTCTGAAAGATTTAGAACGCCGTGAGGAAACTGGCGCACTAGATCTATTACCCAAAAAAGAAGCATCAATGCTACGTCGGGAAATGACGAAGCTTCAGAAATACTTGGGCGGCATTAAAACAATGCGGAAAGTACCCGATATCGTGGTGATTGTAGACCAACGGCGGGAATATAACGCAGTTCAAGAATGCCAAAAGCTGAATATTCCTATTGTGTCCATGTTGGATACAAACTGTGACCCAGATGTAGTAGATATCCCCATCCCGGCAAACGACGATGCTATCAGGTCAATCAAGCTGATAGTTGGAAAATTGGCAGATGCCATTTATGAAGGTCGTCACGGTCAGCTGGATGCTGAAGAGTATGACGAAGATTACGACGGTGGTGAGTATGACGACGACTACGAAGAAACCGAATATACTGACGCGGTAATTCCCGACGAGGAAACAGAGGAATAG